The following are encoded in a window of Mycobacterium vicinigordonae genomic DNA:
- the mftG gene encoding mycofactocin dehydrogenase MftG yields MSALDRHSDVLVVGAGSAGSVVAERLSKDPDCTVRVLEAGPGLTDAGLLARTRNGLQLPIGSGSPLAERYLTTLTDHPVHRMPIVRGTTVGGSGAVNGGYFGRGLPADFDGLGLPGWGWSDVLEHFRAIETDLDFDTPAHGRSGPIPVRRTSELTGATERFVAATERAGYPWLPDLNDVGPQLTSGVGAVPLNIVDGVRTGPGVAFLLPALGRSNLTLQAQTRVLRLCFAGGSVVGVDAIGPDGPVTWTSDRVVLCAGAIRSAHLLMLSGLGEEVTLRAAGVDVRVPAPVGARCSDHPELVMPTDWEVAVDRPVLEVVLNTSDAVEIRPYTGGFVAMTGDGTPGHRDWPHLGVALMRPRARGRITLVSADPDVPPRIEHRYDSEPDDVEDLRAGVELAHELFSTATSIGPAVWSTSQHLCGSAPMGRRGDPNAVVDNRCRLVGIENLWVIDGSILPVVPSRGPHASIVMLAHRAAEFVV; encoded by the coding sequence TTGTCCGCGCTGGACCGCCATAGCGACGTCTTGGTCGTCGGCGCCGGAAGTGCCGGTTCGGTTGTTGCCGAACGCCTTTCCAAAGACCCCGACTGTACGGTGCGGGTGTTGGAAGCCGGACCCGGACTGACTGATGCGGGATTGCTGGCCCGCACCCGCAATGGGCTGCAGCTGCCGATCGGATCGGGTAGTCCGCTGGCCGAGCGCTATCTGACAACGCTGACCGACCACCCGGTGCACCGGATGCCGATCGTGCGGGGCACGACGGTGGGTGGTTCCGGCGCCGTCAATGGCGGTTACTTCGGTCGCGGTCTCCCGGCCGATTTCGACGGCCTCGGGCTGCCGGGCTGGGGGTGGTCCGATGTGCTGGAGCATTTCCGCGCCATCGAGACCGATCTCGATTTCGACACCCCAGCGCACGGCCGCAGCGGACCCATTCCGGTGCGGCGGACCTCGGAGTTGACCGGCGCTACTGAAAGGTTTGTCGCGGCCACCGAGCGAGCGGGATATCCTTGGTTACCTGACTTGAATGATGTTGGACCGCAGCTGACTTCAGGTGTAGGTGCGGTGCCGCTCAACATTGTCGACGGGGTGCGCACCGGACCGGGGGTGGCGTTTCTGTTGCCGGCGCTGGGGCGTAGCAACCTGACATTGCAGGCGCAGACACGCGTCCTGCGGCTGTGCTTTGCCGGCGGCAGTGTGGTGGGCGTGGACGCGATCGGTCCGGACGGCCCCGTGACGTGGACTTCAGACCGAGTCGTATTGTGCGCGGGCGCTATTCGGTCGGCGCATCTACTAATGCTCTCGGGCCTGGGGGAGGAGGTCACGTTGCGGGCGGCCGGCGTTGACGTGCGTGTACCTGCCCCTGTTGGTGCACGCTGCAGTGATCACCCGGAGTTGGTGATGCCGACCGATTGGGAGGTCGCGGTGGATCGCCCGGTGCTGGAGGTGGTGCTGAATACTTCTGATGCTGTCGAGATCCGGCCTTATACAGGTGGTTTCGTTGCGATGACCGGGGATGGCACGCCGGGACACCGGGATTGGCCGCATCTTGGTGTGGCGCTGATGCGGCCTCGGGCGCGTGGACGGATCACGCTCGTCTCAGCAGATCCCGATGTGCCGCCACGGATCGAACATCGCTACGACAGCGAGCCCGACGACGTCGAGGACCTGCGGGCCGGAGTTGAGCTGGCACACGAATTGTTCAGTACTGCAACGTCGATTGGACCGGCGGTGTGGTCGACATCGCAGCACCTGTGTGGTAGCGCCCCGATGGGCCGAAGGGGCGACCCTAATGCCGTCGTGGACAATCGATGTCGGCTTGTCGGTATCGAAAACCTATGGGTCATAGACGGTTCCATCTTGCCCGTAGTGCCGAGTCGCGGCCCGCATGCGAGCATCGTGATGCTGGCTCACCGGGCAGCGGAATTCGTGGTCTGA
- a CDS encoding PE family protein, translating to MSYVIATPEYVAAAATDLANIGTAINDANAMAVGPTMGVLAPAGADEVSTGIAALFGAHAQAFQAISAQAAAFHDQFVQMMSLGAQQYGLSEAANVSSIQTDAAAPQPTLGRSVLSHGAQVAPAAGATAQPAALVGPLGPGGPATTPAAQPGPVYSSGSAVAAGSVGSVKRQPIPSLQTSPREIVEVQTPAAAVSALPAPLAARAAPAAEVPAPVARVVATGEARASA from the coding sequence ATGTCGTATGTGATCGCCACGCCGGAGTATGTTGCCGCTGCGGCAACGGATTTGGCGAATATCGGCACGGCGATCAACGATGCCAACGCGATGGCGGTCGGCCCGACGATGGGCGTCCTGGCACCCGCAGGCGCGGACGAGGTCTCGACGGGAATTGCGGCCTTGTTCGGGGCGCATGCCCAGGCATTCCAGGCTATCAGCGCGCAGGCGGCAGCCTTCCACGACCAATTCGTCCAAATGATGAGTCTCGGTGCTCAGCAGTACGGCCTCAGCGAAGCCGCGAACGTTTCGAGCATCCAGACCGACGCAGCCGCGCCCCAGCCGACGCTGGGACGCTCGGTACTCAGTCACGGCGCCCAGGTGGCGCCCGCCGCCGGCGCAACCGCGCAACCGGCGGCACTTGTTGGACCGTTGGGGCCGGGGGGCCCTGCGACAACACCGGCCGCGCAGCCAGGGCCGGTGTATTCGTCGGGGTCGGCAGTAGCGGCGGGATCGGTGGGGTCGGTGAAGCGTCAACCGATCCCGTCGCTGCAGACTAGCCCGCGGGAGATTGTCGAGGTGCAAACTCCCGCGGCCGCGGTTTCGGCGCTGCCCGCTCCGCTGGCCGCGCGGGCGGCGCCGGCGGCCGAGGTACCCGCGCCGGTAGCTCGTGTCGTAGCGACCGGTGAGGCGAGGGCTTCAGCCTGA
- a CDS encoding TetR family transcriptional regulator translates to MTIDAVTRAANVARATLYRHFPSGNDLLAATFSSLIPAAPMPPAAGSLRDRLVALLLAQAELIAEAPAVLSATAWLALGSDLQELPEPRRSDTDDSAISTLRERIAQQYAAPFDVIFDSPDAVAELGEVDRSRAIALLIGPVALGRLSTLPDFDYRETVQAAVDGFLHVQRAQARSDTATSESAGT, encoded by the coding sequence GTGACAATCGACGCCGTGACCCGTGCCGCCAACGTCGCCCGGGCTACCTTGTATCGCCATTTTCCGAGCGGAAACGATTTGCTGGCAGCAACATTCAGCAGCCTCATCCCCGCGGCGCCGATGCCGCCCGCAGCGGGGTCGCTGCGAGACAGGCTGGTGGCGCTGCTACTGGCGCAGGCCGAGTTGATCGCCGAAGCGCCGGCCGTGCTGTCCGCGACGGCCTGGTTGGCGCTGGGCTCCGACCTGCAGGAGCTGCCGGAACCCCGGCGTAGCGACACCGACGACAGTGCGATCAGCACCCTGCGGGAGCGCATCGCTCAGCAGTACGCGGCGCCATTCGACGTCATATTCGATAGCCCTGATGCGGTTGCCGAACTCGGCGAGGTCGACCGGTCCCGGGCTATCGCCCTGCTGATTGGCCCGGTGGCGCTGGGCCGGCTGTCCACGCTGCCGGATTTCGACTACCGGGAGACGGTCCAAGCGGCCGTCGACGGCTTCCTGCACGTGCAGCGCGCACAGGCGCGTTCTGACACGGCGACTAGCGAATCGGCCGGTACGTAA
- the rpsJ gene encoding 30S ribosomal protein S10: MAGQKIRIRLKAYDHEAIDASARKIVETVVRTGASVVGPVPLPTEKNVYCVIRSPHKYKDSREHFEMRTHKRLIDILDPTPKTVDALMRIDLPASVDVNIQ; this comes from the coding sequence GTGGCGGGACAGAAGATCCGCATCAGGCTTAAGGCCTACGACCATGAGGCTATTGACGCGTCGGCGCGCAAGATCGTCGAGACCGTCGTACGCACTGGGGCCAGCGTCGTAGGACCGGTGCCGCTGCCGACCGAAAAGAACGTGTACTGCGTCATCCGCTCACCGCATAAGTACAAGGACTCGCGGGAGCACTTCGAGATGCGCACGCACAAGCGGCTGATCGACATCCTCGACCCGACCCCGAAGACCGTCGACGCGCTGATGCGCATCGATCTTCCGGCCAGTGTCGACGTCAACATCCAGTAG
- the rplC gene encoding 50S ribosomal protein L3 translates to MARKGILGTKLGMTQVFDENNRVVPVTVVKAGPNVVTRIRTPEQDGYSAVQLAYGEISPRKVNKPVTGQYAAAGVNPRRHLAELRLEDAAAAAEYEVGQELTAEIFADGAYVDVTGTSKGKGFAGTMKRHGFRGQGASHGAQAVHRRPGSIGGCATPARVFKGTRMAGRMGNDRVTVQNLVVHKVDAENGVLLIKGAVPGRTGGLVVVRSAIKRGEK, encoded by the coding sequence ATGGCGAGAAAAGGCATTCTGGGTACCAAGCTGGGCATGACGCAGGTATTCGACGAGAACAATAGGGTCGTGCCGGTGACTGTGGTCAAGGCCGGACCGAACGTGGTGACCCGCATCCGCACTCCGGAGCAGGACGGGTACAGCGCGGTGCAGCTGGCCTACGGCGAGATCAGTCCCCGCAAGGTCAACAAGCCGGTGACTGGTCAGTACGCAGCCGCGGGAGTCAACCCGCGTCGGCACCTGGCCGAGTTGCGGCTCGAGGACGCGGCGGCGGCGGCCGAGTACGAGGTAGGCCAGGAGCTGACGGCGGAAATCTTCGCTGATGGCGCCTATGTCGACGTGACCGGCACCTCTAAGGGCAAGGGCTTTGCCGGAACGATGAAGCGACACGGTTTCCGCGGTCAGGGCGCCAGCCACGGTGCCCAGGCAGTGCACCGGCGTCCCGGGTCGATCGGCGGATGTGCCACTCCAGCAAGGGTGTTCAAGGGCACGCGGATGGCCGGCCGGATGGGCAACGACCGCGTCACCGTGCAGAACCTGGTGGTGCATAAGGTCGATGCCGAGAACGGCGTGCTGCTGATCAAGGGCGCGGTTCCCGGCCGCACCGGCGGACTCGTGGTGGTCCGCAGTGCGATCAAGCGAGGTGAGAAGTAA
- the rplD gene encoding 50S ribosomal protein L4, with amino-acid sequence MTLKIEVKTPAGKVDGSIELPAELFDVPANIALMHQVVTAQRAAARQGTHSTKTRGDVSGGGRKPYRQKGTGRARQGSTRAPQFTGGGVVHGPQPRDYSQRTPKKMIAAALRGALSDRARNGRIHAVTELVAGQTPSTKSAKAFLATLTDRKQVLVVVGRSDEAGVKSVRNLPGVHILPPDQLNTYDVLRADDVVFSVEALNAYISGNTAPTASSEEVSA; translated from the coding sequence ATGACACTCAAGATTGAGGTCAAGACGCCGGCAGGCAAGGTCGACGGCTCCATCGAGCTGCCGGCCGAGCTGTTCGACGTCCCAGCCAATATCGCGTTGATGCACCAGGTGGTCACCGCTCAGCGGGCGGCCGCCCGGCAGGGCACGCACTCGACGAAGACCCGCGGCGACGTCAGCGGTGGTGGTCGTAAGCCGTACCGGCAGAAGGGAACCGGTCGTGCCCGACAGGGTTCGACACGGGCGCCGCAGTTCACCGGCGGCGGCGTCGTGCACGGTCCGCAGCCGCGCGACTATAGCCAGCGCACGCCCAAGAAGATGATCGCCGCCGCACTGCGCGGCGCACTGTCGGACCGAGCGCGCAACGGACGCATCCACGCGGTCACCGAATTGGTTGCCGGCCAAACCCCCTCCACCAAGAGCGCCAAGGCGTTTCTGGCCACGCTTACCGATCGCAAGCAGGTCCTGGTGGTCGTCGGTCGCAGTGACGAGGCCGGCGTGAAGAGCGTGCGCAACCTGCCGGGTGTGCATATCCTGCCGCCGGACCAGCTCAACACCTACGACGTGTTGCGGGCCGACGACGTGGTGTTCAGCGTGGAGGCGCTCAACGCCTACATCTCGGGCAACACGGCACCCACGGCATCTTCCGAGGAGGTTTCGGCCTGA
- the rplW gene encoding 50S ribosomal protein L23: protein MTTIADPRDIILAPVISEKSYGLLDDNVYTFVVHPDSNKTQIKIAVEKIFAVKVASVNTANRQGKRKRTRTGYGKRKSTKRAIVTLAPGSKPIDLFGAPA from the coding sequence ATGACGACCATCGCTGACCCCCGCGACATCATCCTGGCGCCGGTCATCTCGGAGAAGTCTTACGGACTGCTCGACGACAACGTGTACACCTTTGTGGTGCACCCCGATTCGAACAAGACGCAGATCAAGATCGCTGTCGAGAAGATCTTCGCCGTCAAGGTCGCATCGGTGAACACCGCGAATCGGCAGGGCAAGCGCAAGCGCACCCGCACCGGTTACGGCAAGCGCAAGAGCACCAAACGCGCGATCGTGACGCTGGCCCCAGGCAGCAAGCCGATCGACCTGTTCGGAGCACCGGCTTAA
- the rplB gene encoding 50S ribosomal protein L2 → MAIRKYKPTTPGRRGASVSDFAEITRSTPEKSLVRPLHSKGGRNAHGRITTRHQGGGHKRAYRVIDFRRNDKDGVNAKVAHIEYDPNRTARIALLHFLDGEKRYIIAPNGLSQGDIVESGANADIKPGNNLPLRNIPAGTLVHAVELRPGGGAKLARSAGSSIQLLGKEATYASLRMPSGEIRRVDVRCRATVGEVGNAEQANINWGKAGRMRWKGKRPSVRGVVMNPVDHPHGGGEGKTSGGRHPVSPWGKPEGRTRNPNKASNKLIVRRRRTGKKHGR, encoded by the coding sequence ATGGCAATTCGTAAGTACAAGCCGACGACCCCGGGCCGGCGCGGCGCGAGTGTGTCGGACTTCGCCGAGATCACTCGCTCGACCCCGGAAAAGTCGCTGGTGCGCCCCCTGCACAGCAAGGGTGGGCGTAACGCACACGGCCGCATCACCACTCGGCACCAGGGCGGTGGCCACAAGCGCGCCTACCGGGTGATCGACTTCCGTCGCAACGACAAGGACGGCGTCAACGCCAAGGTCGCGCATATCGAGTACGACCCGAACCGCACGGCACGCATTGCCCTGCTTCATTTCCTCGACGGCGAGAAGCGCTACATCATTGCGCCGAACGGCCTTTCGCAGGGTGACATTGTGGAGTCGGGTGCCAACGCCGACATCAAGCCCGGTAACAACCTGCCGCTGCGCAACATTCCGGCCGGCACCTTGGTGCACGCCGTGGAGTTGCGGCCCGGCGGCGGTGCCAAGCTCGCGCGTTCGGCCGGGTCGAGCATTCAGCTGCTCGGCAAGGAAGCCACCTACGCTTCGCTGCGCATGCCCAGCGGTGAGATCCGCCGCGTCGACGTGCGCTGCCGCGCAACCGTCGGCGAGGTCGGCAACGCCGAGCAGGCAAACATCAACTGGGGCAAGGCCGGTCGTATGCGGTGGAAGGGCAAGCGTCCGTCCGTCCGTGGTGTGGTGATGAACCCGGTGGACCACCCGCACGGTGGTGGTGAGGGTAAGACCTCTGGTGGTCGACACCCGGTGAGCCCGTGGGGCAAGCCCGAGGGCCGCACCCGCAACCCGAATAAAGCGAGCAACAAGCTCATTGTCCGACGCCGGCGCACCGGCAAGAAGCACGGCCGGTAG
- the rpsS gene encoding 30S ribosomal protein S19, whose protein sequence is MPRSLKKGPFVDDHLLKKVDVQNEKNSKQVIKTWSRRSTIIPDFIGHTFAVHDGRKHVPVFVTESMVGHKLGEFAPTRTFKGHIKDDRKSKRR, encoded by the coding sequence ATGCCACGCAGCCTGAAGAAGGGTCCGTTCGTCGACGACCATCTGCTCAAGAAGGTCGATGTTCAGAACGAGAAGAACAGCAAGCAGGTCATCAAGACCTGGTCGCGTCGGTCGACCATCATTCCGGACTTCATCGGCCACACCTTCGCGGTGCACGACGGCCGCAAGCACGTGCCGGTGTTCGTCACCGAATCGATGGTGGGTCACAAGCTCGGTGAGTTCGCACCGACGCGCACCTTCAAGGGACACATCAAGGACGACCGGAAGAGTAAGCGGCGATGA
- the rplV gene encoding 50S ribosomal protein L22, whose translation MTTTTEYPSATAKARFVRVSPRKARRVIDLVRGRSVTDALDILRWAPQAASEPVAKVIASAAANAQNNNGLDPATLVVATVYADEGPTAKRIRPRAQGRAFRIRRRTSHITVIVESRPSKDQRSSKSARTRRAEGSKAAAKAPATKAPAKKAATTAPAKKAAPKAKTSEAAQAKGGSD comes from the coding sequence ATGACTACCACTACCGAATATCCGTCGGCGACCGCCAAGGCGCGGTTCGTCCGGGTGTCGCCACGCAAGGCGCGCCGCGTGATCGACCTGGTACGTGGCCGGTCGGTGACCGACGCGCTCGACATCCTGCGCTGGGCTCCCCAGGCAGCCAGCGAGCCGGTGGCCAAGGTGATCGCCAGCGCCGCGGCAAACGCTCAGAACAACAATGGGCTCGACCCGGCCACTCTGGTGGTGGCCACGGTGTACGCCGACGAGGGTCCGACGGCCAAGCGCATCCGGCCGCGTGCCCAGGGGCGTGCGTTCCGGATCCGTCGCCGCACCAGCCACATCACCGTGATCGTGGAGAGCCGGCCGAGCAAGGACCAGCGTTCGTCGAAGTCCGCACGGACCCGTCGCGCCGAGGGCAGCAAGGCGGCCGCTAAGGCGCCCGCTACCAAGGCGCCTGCCAAGAAGGCCGCCACCACTGCGCCGGCGAAGAAGGCTGCACCCAAGGCCAAGACGTCTGAGGCTGCGCAAGCGAAGGGAGGCTCAGACTAG
- the rpsC gene encoding 30S ribosomal protein S3, whose protein sequence is MGQKINPHGFRLGITTDWKSRWYADKQYAEYVKEDVAIRRLLSTGLERAGIADVEIERTRDRVRVDIHTARPGIVIGRRGTEADRIRADLEKLTGKQVQLNILEVKNPESQAQLVAQGVAEQLSNRVAFRRAMRKAIQSAMRQPNVKGIRVQCSGRLGGAEMSRSEFYREGRVPLHTLRADIDYGLYEAKTTFGRIGVKVWIYKGDIVGGKRELAAAPAGADRPRRERPSGTRPRRSGASGTTATGTDAGRAAGGEESAVPAAADAAAAAPAEAQSTES, encoded by the coding sequence GTGGGCCAGAAGATCAATCCGCACGGCTTCCGGCTGGGCATCACCACTGACTGGAAGTCGCGCTGGTATGCCGACAAGCAGTACGCCGAGTACGTCAAGGAGGACGTCGCGATCCGGCGTCTGCTGTCCACCGGCTTGGAGCGCGCCGGCATCGCCGACGTGGAGATCGAGCGGACCCGCGACCGGGTTCGGGTGGACATCCATACCGCGCGTCCGGGCATCGTCATCGGCCGCCGCGGCACCGAGGCCGACCGCATCCGCGCCGACCTGGAGAAGCTGACCGGCAAGCAGGTCCAGCTCAACATCCTTGAGGTGAAAAACCCTGAGTCGCAAGCGCAATTGGTGGCCCAGGGTGTCGCCGAGCAGCTGAGCAACCGGGTGGCGTTTCGCCGCGCGATGCGCAAGGCCATCCAGTCGGCCATGCGCCAGCCCAACGTCAAGGGCATCCGGGTGCAGTGTTCGGGCCGCCTCGGCGGCGCGGAGATGAGCCGTTCGGAGTTCTACCGTGAAGGCCGGGTTCCGCTGCACACGCTGCGCGCGGACATCGACTACGGCCTGTACGAAGCCAAGACCACCTTCGGCCGGATCGGCGTGAAGGTTTGGATCTACAAGGGCGACATCGTTGGTGGCAAGCGTGAGCTCGCCGCCGCCCCGGCCGGGGCCGACCGTCCGCGTCGCGAACGTCCGTCGGGCACCCGCCCGCGGCGCAGTGGTGCTTCGGGCACCACGGCGACGGGCACCGACGCCGGCCGCGCCGCCGGCGGTGAAGAGAGCGCAGTGCCGGCCGCGGCAGACGCCGCAGCCGCGGCGCCCGCTGAAGCGCAGAGCACGGAGAGCTGA
- the rplP gene encoding 50S ribosomal protein L16, with product MLIPRKVKHRKQHHPRQRGIASGGTTVNFGDYGIQALEHAYVTNRQIESARIAINRHIKRGGKVWINIFPDRPLTKKPAETRMGSGKGSPEWWVVNVKPGRVLFELSYPNEQTARAALTRAIHKLPIKARIVTREEQF from the coding sequence ATGTTGATTCCCCGCAAGGTCAAACACCGCAAGCAGCACCACCCCCGCCAGCGTGGCATCGCCAGCGGCGGTACCACGGTGAATTTCGGTGACTACGGCATCCAGGCACTTGAGCACGCCTACGTCACCAACCGCCAGATCGAGTCAGCTCGTATCGCCATCAACCGGCACATCAAGCGTGGCGGCAAGGTGTGGATCAACATCTTCCCCGACCGCCCGCTGACCAAGAAGCCCGCCGAGACCCGGATGGGCTCGGGTAAGGGCTCGCCGGAATGGTGGGTCGTCAACGTCAAGCCGGGCCGGGTGCTCTTCGAGTTGAGTTACCCGAACGAGCAGACCGCCCGGGCGGCGCTCACCCGTGCGATCCACAAGTTGCCGATCAAGGCACGCATAGTTACCCGAGAGGAGCAGTTCTGA
- the rpmC gene encoding 50S ribosomal protein L29: MAVGVSPGELRELTDEELLERVRESKEELFNLRFQMATGQLTNNRRLRVVRQEIARVYTVLRERELGLASGPDGSDVADEKNA; encoded by the coding sequence ATGGCAGTGGGAGTTTCCCCTGGCGAACTGCGCGAGCTCACCGACGAAGAGTTGCTGGAGCGGGTGCGCGAATCCAAGGAAGAATTGTTCAACCTGCGTTTCCAGATGGCGACGGGTCAGCTCACCAACAACCGGCGGCTGCGCGTCGTGCGTCAGGAGATCGCGCGCGTCTACACGGTGCTGCGCGAACGAGAATTGGGCTTGGCATCCGGGCCGGACGGGTCCGATGTTGCCGACGAGAAGAACGCGTAA
- the rpsQ gene encoding 30S ribosomal protein S17, translating to MMAEAKTGAKAAPKKAASKATTSKAADAAPKEKGPKNTPATPKPRGRRKTRIGYVVSDKMQKTIVVELEDRVRHPLYGKIIRTTTKVKAHDENSIAGIGDRVSLMETRPLSATKRWRLVEILEKAK from the coding sequence GTGATGGCAGAGGCTAAGACTGGCGCCAAGGCTGCGCCGAAGAAGGCGGCATCGAAGGCCACGACCTCCAAGGCAGCGGACGCCGCGCCGAAGGAGAAGGGCCCCAAGAACACTCCAGCCACACCTAAGCCGCGCGGTCGTCGCAAGACGCGCATCGGCTATGTGGTGAGCGACAAGATGCAGAAGACCATTGTGGTGGAGCTCGAAGACCGGGTTCGGCACCCGTTGTACGGCAAGATCATTCGCACCACCACTAAGGTCAAGGCGCACGACGAGAACAGTATCGCCGGGATCGGTGACCGCGTCTCGCTGATGGAGACCCGTCCGCTGTCGGCGACCAAACGCTGGCGGCTTGTCGAGATTCTCGAAAAGGCCAAGTAG
- a CDS encoding TetR/AcrR family transcriptional regulator has protein sequence MTAEGRRKQILDITHAIVDAEGFHAATPNRIAAAAGINRSLIYQQFGGPAGLFVALIDREAGRAGGQFFTAISGLGEPSEQNQTLVRALDGVLAAVDTHPATWRLFLFPPQGAPPELHTRLAQSQELVRKFLTAELLRINPDLHDPEYTARILYAAGRELLQLRLGDPENATRERLRSFLHHLRSDLIGRNG, from the coding sequence ATGACCGCCGAGGGCAGGCGCAAGCAGATCCTCGACATCACCCACGCCATCGTCGACGCCGAAGGATTCCACGCCGCGACACCGAACCGTATCGCCGCGGCTGCCGGCATCAATCGATCGTTGATCTATCAGCAATTCGGCGGCCCGGCGGGCTTGTTCGTCGCGCTGATCGACCGGGAGGCCGGGCGTGCTGGGGGGCAGTTCTTCACCGCAATCAGCGGTTTGGGCGAACCCAGTGAACAGAATCAGACCCTGGTCCGTGCACTCGACGGTGTGCTGGCGGCCGTGGACACCCATCCCGCGACGTGGCGGTTGTTCCTGTTCCCGCCGCAGGGCGCGCCACCCGAGCTGCACACCCGGCTGGCCCAATCCCAGGAACTGGTACGCAAATTCCTGACCGCGGAGCTACTGCGCATCAATCCGGATCTGCACGATCCCGAATACACCGCACGGATCCTGTACGCGGCCGGCCGCGAACTGCTACAGCTACGCCTGGGTGACCCCGAGAATGCCACCCGGGAAAGGCTGCGCAGTTTCCTGCACCACTTGCGCTCCGACCTGATCGGTCGAAACGGTTAG
- a CDS encoding oxygenase MpaB family protein: MVTYFPELAQRVASQRELQPDLYGDIDFDEHPYRLTGRPEDKSALPHWVGDRESILQDNRIRELMETATMLGDVVADPYAALMNSYSVTDLIEMLKTACRQGIDAVPDAPDELAAFIAAMEATPDWIDLDLVEEGARTARISAALLAHFITRGAFIATFTNTYAALPMGLTGALSGRRAARRVNETASFFAVTTLPGALARFGPGFEAAAMVRLMHSMVRYNALKKSDKWDTAIYGVPVPQVDQMPAGMIGQYLTSQQVLRQGRTEFNDEERALVEFGRYRCFLLGLPEELLPTTPTDTIHVMHARAALLRDGFDSVCRELVDSTMGAYLRPKTTLFDRAAESVEKSYSKETFVRAFCNSDRGVAAAMGVSIGLADRVRIAITGPFIAGRFVAVHRAARIPALRQIVDSYIIRLLKLRLATYGKPQFTSDSAHYTPIAG; encoded by the coding sequence ATGGTCACGTATTTTCCCGAACTCGCTCAGCGGGTCGCTAGCCAGCGCGAGTTGCAGCCAGACCTGTACGGAGACATCGACTTTGACGAACACCCCTACCGCCTCACCGGCCGGCCGGAAGACAAGTCGGCGCTGCCCCACTGGGTCGGCGACCGCGAGTCGATCCTGCAGGACAACCGCATCCGGGAGCTGATGGAAACGGCCACCATGCTCGGCGACGTCGTGGCGGACCCGTATGCGGCACTGATGAACAGCTATAGCGTCACCGACCTGATCGAGATGCTCAAGACGGCCTGCCGACAGGGGATCGACGCCGTACCCGACGCGCCGGACGAGTTGGCGGCGTTCATTGCCGCCATGGAGGCAACCCCAGACTGGATCGACCTCGACCTGGTGGAAGAAGGCGCCCGGACCGCACGCATTTCTGCGGCGCTACTGGCCCACTTCATCACCCGCGGCGCCTTCATCGCGACCTTCACCAACACCTACGCCGCGCTACCGATGGGACTGACGGGCGCGCTCTCGGGGCGCCGCGCCGCGCGGCGGGTCAACGAGACGGCCAGTTTCTTCGCCGTCACCACCCTGCCCGGCGCGTTGGCGCGTTTCGGTCCAGGATTCGAAGCGGCCGCGATGGTCCGGTTGATGCACTCAATGGTCCGCTACAACGCGTTGAAGAAATCGGACAAATGGGACACGGCCATATACGGCGTCCCCGTCCCGCAGGTCGATCAGATGCCGGCCGGAATGATCGGCCAGTACCTGACCTCGCAACAGGTGCTGCGGCAGGGCCGCACCGAGTTCAACGACGAGGAGCGGGCGCTCGTCGAATTCGGGCGCTACCGGTGCTTTCTGCTCGGCCTGCCGGAGGAGTTGCTGCCCACCACGCCGACCGACACCATCCACGTCATGCACGCCCGTGCTGCACTGCTGCGCGACGGCTTCGACTCGGTCTGTCGTGAACTCGTCGACTCCACGATGGGTGCCTATTTGCGGCCGAAGACCACGCTGTTCGACCGGGCCGCGGAGTCGGTCGAGAAGAGCTACAGCAAGGAGACGTTCGTGCGGGCGTTCTGCAACTCTGACCGCGGAGTCGCCGCTGCCATGGGTGTCTCGATCGGGTTGGCGGATCGGGTGCGCATCGCAATCACCGGACCCTTCATCGCCGGCCGCTTCGTGGCCGTGCATCGCGCCGCCCGCATCCCGGCGCTGCGTCAGATCGTCGATTCCTACATCATCAGGCTGCTCAAACTCCGGCTGGCGACTTACGGAAAGCCCCAATTTACCAGCGACTCAGCCCATTACACGCCGATCGCGGGGTGA